From a single Adhaeribacter swui genomic region:
- a CDS encoding efflux RND transporter periplasmic adaptor subunit, translating to MDVLIKKKKWTTKRIVSLAMGALVVVLVGASYFSTSGKAKLNVDTNKITISNVTKGNFQEFIPLDGIVLPIKTIYLDASEGGTVQKVLVEDGAKLKEGTPIVQLANTDLQLEMMNRETAVFDLINNMNTTRNLMQQNRITQLNQLADIDYNLRDAERLYVMNKKLYEEKVVPQQEFLQAKYKYDYQVRKRQLTLRTLKQDSLNMSQQLGQMKESVERMQNNLALMRKKMDDLLVKAPVEGQITSLNAEIGESKTRGQRLGQIDVLDGFKVRANIDQHYITRVFTNQKATFSYADKDYELVIKKVFSQVGANGQFQVDMEFVGEVPQGIRRGQSLQLRLALSDQTQAVLVPRGGFYQKTGGNWIFKLDENGDKAYKTEIRLGRQNPEYFEVVSGLNPGDKVVTSSYENYEDMGELVIKEEKE from the coding sequence ATGGACGTTTTAATTAAAAAGAAGAAGTGGACTACCAAAAGAATCGTGAGCCTGGCCATGGGAGCCTTGGTGGTGGTGCTGGTGGGCGCTTCTTATTTTTCGACCAGTGGCAAAGCTAAACTAAATGTAGATACCAATAAAATTACCATTAGCAATGTTACCAAAGGCAATTTCCAGGAATTTATTCCCCTGGATGGTATTGTGCTCCCCATTAAAACCATTTACCTCGATGCCAGCGAAGGCGGTACCGTACAAAAAGTTTTAGTAGAAGACGGCGCTAAATTAAAAGAAGGAACGCCGATTGTGCAACTAGCCAATACCGATTTGCAGCTCGAAATGATGAACCGCGAAACGGCCGTGTTCGATTTAATTAACAACATGAACACCACCCGCAACTTAATGCAGCAAAACCGCATTACGCAGCTCAACCAACTCGCCGACATTGATTACAACCTGCGCGATGCCGAGCGTTTATACGTGATGAACAAAAAGCTCTACGAAGAAAAAGTAGTACCGCAACAAGAATTTTTGCAAGCCAAATACAAATACGATTACCAGGTCCGGAAGCGCCAGTTAACCCTGCGTACCTTAAAGCAGGATTCCCTGAATATGAGCCAGCAATTAGGCCAGATGAAAGAATCGGTGGAGCGGATGCAAAACAATTTGGCTTTGATGCGCAAGAAAATGGACGATTTGCTGGTAAAAGCTCCCGTAGAGGGCCAGATTACTTCGCTTAACGCCGAAATTGGTGAATCAAAAACCCGCGGTCAGCGCCTGGGCCAGATCGACGTACTGGATGGCTTTAAAGTGCGCGCCAACATCGACCAGCATTACATTACCCGGGTATTTACCAACCAAAAAGCTACTTTTTCTTACGCCGATAAAGATTACGAATTAGTGATTAAAAAAGTATTCAGCCAGGTAGGCGCCAACGGCCAGTTTCAGGTAGATATGGAATTTGTGGGCGAAGTACCTCAGGGCATCCGGCGCGGCCAATCGTTGCAACTGCGCTTAGCTTTATCCGACCAAACCCAGGCTGTTCTGGTACCCCGCGGCGGCTTTTATCAGAAAACCGGCGGCAACTGGATCTTTAAACTCGACGAGAACGGCGATAAAGCTTACAAAACCGAAATCCGGTTGGGTCGCCAGAATCCGGAGTATTTCGAAGTGGTGTCGGGCCTGAACCCCGGCGACAAAGTAGTTACCTCGAGCTACGAAAACTACGAAGACATGGGCGAACTGGTGATTAAAGAAGAAAAAGAATAA
- a CDS encoding MFS transporter: MSVPGSSAKVSTEAIKTSTDQPNRLKAIISGSMGNLVEWYDWYAYSAFSIYFAPVFFPKSSATAQLLNTAGIFAVGFLMRPIGGWLFGRLADRVGRKFAMTLSVLLMSFGSLLIAVTPSYQSIGVLAAVLLLFARLLQGLSVGGEYGTSATYLSEMATANRRGFYSSFQYVTLIGGQLIALGIQLLMQQLFLTEDQMHAWGWRIPFVIGAGLSLTALYLRSHMQESVAFTQEKDNPVKKKSGTIKQLLQHPRAVATVVGLTLGGTIAFYTYSTYMQKFLVNTVHLSKSQSTQVTFVSLLIYAALQPLFGLLSDRIGRKPLLIGFGVLGTLATVPLLTALSQTTNQWQAFGLIMLALLIVSGYTSINAVVKAELFPTEIRALGVGFPYSITVALFGGTAEYVALRFKNAGHETYFYWYVTACIFISLLVYLTMRDTKHTSLIGATS; the protein is encoded by the coding sequence ATGTCCGTACCAGGCAGTTCAGCAAAAGTATCTACAGAAGCTATTAAAACCAGCACGGATCAACCCAACCGCTTAAAAGCCATTATTAGCGGCTCCATGGGGAATTTGGTGGAGTGGTACGATTGGTACGCCTACTCGGCTTTTTCTATTTATTTTGCCCCGGTATTTTTTCCGAAGAGCAGCGCGACGGCGCAGCTTCTAAACACGGCCGGTATTTTTGCGGTGGGCTTTCTCATGCGGCCCATCGGGGGTTGGTTATTTGGTCGCCTCGCCGATAGAGTGGGGCGCAAGTTTGCCATGACGCTCTCGGTGTTGCTCATGTCGTTTGGGTCTTTGCTCATTGCAGTTACGCCTTCTTACCAGTCTATTGGCGTGCTGGCGGCAGTTCTGCTTTTGTTTGCCCGTTTGCTGCAAGGTTTAAGCGTAGGCGGGGAATACGGTACTTCGGCTACCTATTTAAGCGAAATGGCCACGGCTAACCGGCGGGGTTTTTATTCCAGCTTTCAATATGTTACACTTATTGGCGGGCAACTTATTGCTTTGGGTATTCAGTTACTCATGCAGCAGTTGTTTTTAACCGAAGACCAGATGCACGCCTGGGGCTGGCGCATTCCGTTTGTAATTGGGGCGGGTTTGTCTCTTACGGCTTTGTATTTGCGCAGCCACATGCAGGAGTCCGTAGCTTTTACCCAGGAAAAGGATAACCCAGTAAAAAAGAAAAGCGGCACCATTAAACAATTGCTGCAACACCCGCGCGCCGTAGCCACCGTGGTTGGTTTAACTTTGGGCGGTACCATTGCTTTTTACACCTACAGCACCTACATGCAAAAGTTTCTGGTAAACACGGTGCACCTCAGCAAAAGCCAGTCTACCCAGGTAACGTTTGTGTCGCTGCTGATTTACGCGGCCCTGCAACCACTTTTTGGCTTGCTTTCCGACCGCATCGGCCGCAAGCCTTTGCTCATTGGGTTTGGCGTTTTAGGTACTTTGGCCACCGTGCCTTTACTTACCGCTTTAAGCCAGACAACTAACCAGTGGCAGGCTTTCGGGCTGATTATGTTGGCATTGCTCATTGTGAGCGGGTATACCTCCATTAACGCTGTGGTAAAAGCCGAATTGTTTCCTACCGAAATCCGGGCCTTGGGAGTAGGCTTTCCTTATTCTATAACGGTAGCTCTTTTTGGTGGAACCGCGGAGTACGTGGCGCTCCGTTTTAAAAACGCCGGTCACGAAACGTATTTTTACTGGTACGTTACCGCTTGTATTTTTATTTCGCTGCTGGTATACCTCACCATGCGCGATACCAAACACACCTCCCTGATAGGTGCTACTTCCTGA
- a CDS encoding transposase, whose amino-acid sequence MELGSIYFYTATILNWKNLLKPDKYKDILVNSLKFLVAEKKIVVYGFVIMPNHLHLIWEFTQLNGKELPHASFMKFTSHQILTDLQQFHPEVLPYFAVNLKTRKYQFWQRDALPVHLYSPAVIFQKLDYIHNNPVQGKWLLAQSPLEYKYSSATFYETGVNEFGFLTHIGERL is encoded by the coding sequence ATGGAACTGGGCTCCATTTACTTTTACACCGCGACCATCTTAAACTGGAAAAATCTGCTTAAACCAGATAAATACAAAGACATACTTGTAAACAGTTTAAAGTTTTTAGTAGCTGAAAAGAAAATCGTGGTTTACGGATTTGTTATAATGCCCAACCACCTTCATCTGATTTGGGAATTTACGCAACTTAACGGCAAAGAACTACCGCATGCCAGCTTTATGAAGTTTACCAGCCACCAAATACTCACGGACCTACAGCAATTTCATCCGGAAGTGCTGCCGTATTTTGCAGTAAATCTAAAAACCAGGAAGTACCAGTTCTGGCAACGCGATGCATTACCCGTTCACCTATACTCGCCTGCTGTTATTTTTCAAAAATTAGATTACATCCATAACAATCCGGTGCAAGGCAAATGGCTCTTAGCGCAATCTCCTTTAGAGTATAAGTATTCTTCCGCTACTTTTTATGAAACTGGTGTAAATGAATTTGGCTTTTTAACGCATATTGGGGAGCGGCTGTAA
- a CDS encoding GIY-YIG nuclease family protein — MDFKSYFQEFSDRKESIKLQEKQLQEDYKNFVNTNRTKIRKYIPKNGDIVEYIPEQDVDRNYYGRDEWKYLKVTDNRIISSDRWHSFIPEIGVIPLNEYYAPLKNYNERIAITAFKKIEKVVDKSATIGCIYILNIENTNIYKIGFSINPLNRISSIRTSNPFDISITVIFKCFHANKLERELHNLFQSKRKNREWFVLDSENFKEIKEYIGENLIVELDEDGLEKEKPIDDSAL, encoded by the coding sequence ATGGATTTTAAAAGCTATTTCCAAGAATTTTCTGATAGAAAAGAAAGTATAAAGTTGCAAGAGAAACAATTACAAGAAGATTATAAAAACTTTGTAAATACTAATAGAACAAAAATTCGTAAATATATTCCTAAGAACGGTGATATAGTGGAGTATATACCAGAACAAGATGTAGATAGAAACTATTATGGAAGAGATGAATGGAAATATTTGAAGGTAACCGATAACCGAATTATTTCATCTGATCGTTGGCATTCTTTTATACCGGAAATAGGCGTTATTCCACTAAATGAGTATTACGCGCCATTAAAAAATTATAACGAACGTATTGCTATTACAGCATTTAAAAAGATAGAGAAGGTAGTAGATAAATCAGCAACAATTGGTTGTATTTATATTTTGAATATTGAAAACACTAATATTTATAAAATTGGGTTTTCTATCAATCCTTTAAACCGAATAAGCAGTATCCGTACATCTAATCCCTTTGATATCAGTATAACAGTGATTTTTAAATGTTTTCATGCTAATAAGCTTGAACGAGAACTACATAATCTTTTCCAAAGTAAGAGAAAGAATAGAGAATGGTTTGTTCTGGACAGTGAAAACTTTAAAGAGATAAAAGAATATATTGGTGAGAATCTAATAGTAGAATTAGATGAAGATGGATTGGAAAAAGAAAAGCCGATTGATGATTCTGCCTTGTGA
- a CDS encoding nuclear transport factor 2 family protein, translated as MKSLLVFIGIWIFSFGVQAQNLSEEKAVRQAIRNYVDSFYNADTAKVYASVHPELAKRGYYKREGQYQETKMTFRQMVKLSARWNKTVKLAPDAPQEITIFEIKDKIAVAKVKAHWGTDYFHLAKDNGTWKIYNVIWQD; from the coding sequence ATGAAAAGCTTGCTGGTTTTTATCGGTATCTGGATTTTTAGTTTCGGGGTGCAAGCCCAGAACCTATCCGAAGAAAAAGCAGTACGCCAGGCCATCCGGAACTACGTTGATAGCTTTTATAATGCCGATACCGCCAAAGTTTACGCCAGCGTACATCCCGAACTGGCTAAACGCGGTTACTACAAACGCGAAGGTCAATACCAGGAAACTAAAATGACTTTCCGCCAAATGGTAAAATTATCGGCAAGGTGGAACAAAACCGTTAAGCTCGCTCCGGATGCTCCTCAGGAAATCACTATTTTCGAAATTAAAGATAAAATAGCAGTAGCAAAAGTAAAGGCTCATTGGGGTACCGATTACTTTCATCTGGCTAAGGACAACGGTACCTGGAAAATTTATAATGTTATCTGGCAAGATTAA